GAACAGGTAAGAATCCAGCGAGTCCTAATAAATCTGCAACGGGTGTGGTTATCTGTGCACCTTTGGCCAGCCAATATTGTATCCTTTCGAAATTGAAGGACActaatttttcattgtgcacATTTGGAATAGGGTCGTAGACGCCAACTTGTTCTATTGGTGGACTTCTTTGCGCCTTTTTCACCTAAGGTAAAATTGAGTGCTTAATCAATTGATTTCTAGCTAGAAAAATGTTCCTTCTTGTTCCGACTTCTCTACATGGcatttatatctttgtttttttttctttttttttttctttttttgcgtGCGTGATATAGTtacaaaaatcatttaaaaagtatagaTAAAAATGCACTTTGTAACGACATTAACTTGTAACAATTCTTGAAAAACAAACTAAGCCGACTTACATCTATTACGACGATATGATAGAACGGTCTATTGGTGCAACCGTAACGAACAAGACGTAGCGCCTTGTTCAGTGGCGAAATAATACCTGTCCCAGACGAAGGATGTAAAGGTAATCGAGGCATATCtctttgtttgtttattaatattaaaaaattaatcaccGCTTTTATGAACGTGCTTGTTTACGATGGACGAGACAAACATAGGATAGGATAGGTTAAACCACGGACAGAAATATATAGCCCTGAACTGCTCATAGGCTTCTGCACACAGAACGCgaaaacgcttgccgcgcggcaagaagcgacgcggtagccaatcaacGTGTTGCTTTTCCGTAATGGCTCCTGCCCACGGCccacaggacgcggaaacgcttgccgcgcggcaagaagcgacgcggtagccaataaaCTTTTGGTTCTTACGGAAAAGCGACACGTTGATTGGGCAGGAGCCATGTGAGCAGAAGTCAtgaggctgagtttccactgagtgCGACGCGTGACGCAAACAGGGACTAATGCAGCCAAATAACTGGCCagccaatcagttttcttcaAAACGTGGCGCGACATTTGAGTTTTTAAATGCAGTATCAATCAGCTACGATAAGAgcgaaaacaaaattaaaatttataatgtacctacataaataaacaaaatttaaaaattactatcAGAAAACTTggtagattaataaaaatatacgttacGTTCCGAGTTGGGTTTTCActgacattttataatttttaatattttatagttatatataggGTGGTAGTTTTGATGCCAGGATAACGTCGCAAAAGAAGGAATATTGGAAGGATGAATATATAACAGAGTTTAATAATTGTAGAATTGGGAACTTCCGTTCGCTCGCAACCATTTAAACCGCAAAAGAATGTATGTTCAACCTCTCTTTTTTAGCCATTTACACACCCGCATCCACACCCATTcaaaaatcagaattttataGTTCCAAGCGTGCAGGAGAAAACggtatgatatattttttcgcaagaataaaataaaataaaacttgatatTTTGATCGTTTTCAATCGATTCACTCTCCTTCCCTAATACGACCGATCATATTCAATGAGACACGTACAATTATAACGAATTGTTCAAGACTCTTCAGTACCGTTTCTCGCACGCTTCCCTATTCCCTAAGAACAAATCGACGATCTCGGATCTGCTTTCTACCTCGCGTTTGTTACATACGCAATCTGCATACTTACGATATgtgatatagatatataatgcGAGTTATATCGTGGGCAAGTCTTCGATCTAAATAACGAATAAGGGAACGTCGCGTCGTGCAAAATTATGCGCTACGTTTGTATATCATATCGTATCGTATCTCCTTTATATCATCTTGACTATACGTCGGCAATTGGATTCTTATTAAAAGATCTCCCGTCGATAGATCTTTCTTTGTCGGCGTGACAAAACTCATCTGCCCGTCATCGTGATGTTGGACGAAAGTGTCCAACACCGAATAAAACATACGAGAGATATCGAGAACATTCAGCCAGAGTCGAGAAAATCGAAAACTTCCCCGCTCAATTTATCGGTCAAAGCCAAACTAGTCCACTATAGTGTTTGTGCGTATAAACCAAGCGATAGACATTTCGATCGTATCGTACATTTATTTTGGTGGAATTTTCTCAACGCATACCTACAGTACGTACACATACTCgcgtacacacatacatacacattaaACGTCTAAAGGCGAgatgaaatcaaaattatacataatagaCGCGAGTCAAACTAAATAAAGATACACTGAATCGTGACACgaatatatgtaggtatatcgACACAAGCTTCTGCTCGCACTGATATTACtgatgatatattatatagcgTCTCTCCGCATAcaatgtatgtgtatgtactATAAACTTACAACTAAACAATTACGACgtgataataaaaacttaCGCAATGAGAATTATTGTGacttaatatatatctcataatattaatatatacatcgtATGAGATACATGTATAACGTCGTTGTcgaaattatatgatattacaTTGTAGTTGAGATGGACGTGATCCTTTGCGCTTGGTCTTCCGAGTCCTATTCGTCGGACGTATTATAGAGAGCCCGTTTTCACCAAGCGCAAAGATATGCCCGCCTTCTTCGAAACGCTACATTCTTTGGAACTTGTTCTAAAACTGAATTAGACGGCATTGTCGccgaaattatttcaataccTCGCTCACCGTTAAATGCGtgctcatctctctctctctctctctctccccctcctaCTCTCTTTTACATCAAGTTTACGTTAAAGGCTGGCGTGAAAAGTGACTTAGATCTTCTTATATGCTGCTGAGCGATCAGCGACAAATGTCGTTGAAATCTCGTAATATTCGATTACTATATAGGCGTTTACATATTGATAACGATGCATTTAACGATACTGTGTTACCGTGCTTCGATCGAATAACTCTTTTACAACAtgaacttttcatatattatttttatttattatcattcaagtatatatttatagttgtAACTCAGAATAGCCGCGTAACACTCTCGGATCGGATAGCGTTCGCGAATAGTGGGTCatcaagagaaaaaaagatacaaaagtAAGAtacgaaaagataaaaaaaataactctcTTTTTGTGAATTCTTGCAAATAGCTGAATCATTTGAAAACACTgagatatatatgaaatttcgATAAGGTTTTACGCTCAACCGAAAATATCGTCTGTGTGTAATAACAtccataataattaataatttttctctttctttcaggGTACTCTTAATATCTGTGTTAATACCCGACCGACCCGTTATTGTCAATCTGATAAATCTGATAAACCTGATAAATCTGTCTACATTTCGCTTCTATACGTGATGCTAATGCGTAACAATGCAAGCTTGCGTAACAATACCATTATTATGAGACGCGAAACTTTCTCATGCAATTTAACAGGTTTACGGTACGATAATCAACGAAAGGAAGTAGTAGCGTCACCGATCGAGGTTTAAACGTTTCCCGACTTTCCCCGTTTACTCAATTCGAGAGCGAGAGCTAGTTCGGCGTCTTCCTTCTCCTTACGCCTGAGCCGCTCTTCTTCCGCTTTTATACTCTGCTTTTCTGCCCACGCAAGTTGCTCGTCCTCCGATAAATTCGTTATGTTATTACCGTTCCACATCTTGCCGAAGCTGTCGGCGAGTTTCTCATCGTTATAAATGACATTGGACTTAAAAGCGTGCGCTACATCTGATTCGTGCTGCCTCGCGACGGCCTTCGCGTCTTTACTCGCGAACGCTTCGTCGAGATTGATCGTTTTCGCCTTGACGTTGGCGAACGCTTGAGAAAAATCAGCCTCGATGTCTCGAACGTTTTTGTTATCGGCGGAAAAGGCTTTCCCAAAATCGACGTCGAACTTGCTCGCGCTGCTCGTGCTCGTGTCACTCGTACTGTTCCTCTCGGCTTTCGCTTTAGCGAGCGGGAAGGTACTTGAGAAATCATTGTCGAAAACTTTAGCCAAAGCGTTTTTACTCGAGAACGCGGATCGCGTCTCGAAACCGAAAGGATCAGTCTTCTCCGTCCCCctactgctgctgctgctcctCTTGTTCGCGTTCAGGTCCTCCGCCTCGTCGGCGAACGGGTCCGTTATGTTGAAAGGGTCTTCGTAACGATAATCTCGAAAGGGATCCTCCGTAAAGTCCGACAGCTTCGGTTGCGCCATCGCCGCTACGTGGGTGGTTTTACTCGTCGCTCTTGGTGGAGCCGTTCGATTAGCCGTTGGTTCTGGCTGAAGCAGGTTTTTGTCACTGGTCAATTTCGTTTTACTGAAAAGGTAGAAGAGAATGACGCGGATCGCCGTCGACTGTCCTCGCCGGCTGCTCGGGCTGGCAGATTAGGCCGCTACTCTCACACTACGTCACAAAGCTACGTCGAAGGTGCTGGAATTTTATGCGATGTTCGAGACACATACTTCAAGGACAAACTATATACGCAAGGTAAGAAACCTTACGTGTATCGTTATCCATTATAACGTGGTTCGAATACATCgcagaaaataaaactaaaatcaacaataatcaaatatatattcatgcGACAATGCAAATAAacttgaaatagaaaaattcctaaaaagaaaaatgataaataaattaatttgcagACGATACACTCCAGAAGGCAGCTCAATAGtaggaaaacaaaaaaattgtgcaGCTTCTACCtaaatacaaaacaaaattaaatacacaATCAATTAAATCACgtaaaaatcacaattttatattcttcttgATTGTATAGGGAATAATTGCCGCGAGATGATTTTTaacgtgatatatatatatatatcaccgTCAAAACTAATTTGTTGGTATCAAGTTTGACGAatgtaaaagttaattaactTGTTGTCTTCTTCGTTCTATCCGTATCTATCGATCCGTATTAGGAAAGATTTGTGTGAGTGACTTTTTGATAAGAGACTCTAGTTCCTAGTACCTACTATAAGGTCAAGTATCATCGTGTTGTGCAtccatatatttaaatttatagatttatagaTAGTGGTATGTTCTCTAACAATTGCGGGCAAATATTTTCCAGAAAGTCTGAATACCTATACTGTGCCACGTGCACgagtttgaaatttttgttattgtgTCTGGAACATGTTTGCCTGCCCACAGGCAAGGGCTCAGTTTTCGAGTAATTCGCCTGATGAAAATAAGATGGGACACCTTGTATATGAGTATCCTGTATCACCGTGTATACGTGTGAACATTGCGTAAGGCAAGTTCCTCTGGTATTCATCTATAAAATTCACTCATCTGTCACTCATATATCACatgtctaattgtaagtgaatTGTAAGTAAACTAGACAATCATGacagtattataaaaaatagtcaAGTTTCCCTGGGttgtgtattatatgtatttaaaaaatgtataaaagttgCTAAGAAAATAACGCAAAAGGAAAACAAAAGGCGAAAACAATTACGAAAAGTGATTgtatttagaataaaagataCCATTAAATACGCACCTTGGAatcaaaattggcaaagtcgGCGAATCCGGAAGATGCGAAACTATTATTGTTATCGATTGTTGTTTGCTGAGCGCCAAATGGATCTGAATTTGCGTTCGCAAATGGATCTGGAGTGGGTGAAGGCGTTGGGGGTGCGGGTGCCGCTCTCATTGGACCAGTAGTAGGACCTTGACTCGGTCGTGGCGGAGCCGGTCGTGGCGGTGGTTGCTTCGCTTTCTTTGGTGGAAGAGCAGGACTGGGGCTCTCGGGACGAGGAGGCGCATGAAGATTGGCAAAGGGATCCTCTCCAAATGGATCCTTCGTGTTCTTAACAGAAAACCATTGTTCCTATCAGCATCTTATTTAACAACGTTTCGATATAGCATGAAATATATCGACCAGGTATTCATAAtcttaatactaataattttatctatatcttTAACTCTCCGAAGTcacaccttttttttttttttttttttttaatacaccCCGGCCACACTGGGGTGGTCCCCACCCAGACGGATTCAAAGTCtcataattcaaattaatgtgcacataaaaattcatgaaacatCTTAAGGGTGTTggtcaaaaatatatatatggtgCAGAACCCGAAATGTGCTcccaattttttataaaaaaatcgattcgaTATTAAGTAGCAGccatttagaaattatgtaaaaatggTGTTATTTTaagggaaaaaaatacatcttGCATGGGCGTTCCAATCAACATAATTACTTTGAAGATCAAAGTTGAGATTTTGGGTAGGTAAGGCGAACGcgtattttcacattttaatttatgtatttctgattaaaagtaaattaaagtgtatttttattaacaaatattacataaataccTCAGAAAAgataactaattgtaagataaaataaaatgtagataattaaaaatatcgccCTGAATTTTTGTCAGGGTGGCCGCCACCCTGTGTAGCCTCGAAGGGTTAATACTTTCTCCCAACTTCATCGTGCTATCGTGCCAGCGAGACAAAAGTGGGAATTGGAAAAAgtgttaaaaacaaaaactgtTTAAAACCAAACCGGAGTTAAAAATATGGAGATTTTGACCAAACGTTCGCAAacaagtaaaattttacataccgACGTAGCTGCGGGTGATTTATTCTCAGCTCGCTTTCCATTACCAAATGGATCGAAAGGATCTTGCTTTGCCGCTACGTTAGTATTATCGAACGTGGTAAAAGGATCTGCCGCAAAACCATTCTATAGGATGGTTTTTTTGAAATTAGTGACCATGTGCTTAAAGaatgaaagattaaaatatcgcTCATAAATATTACATCGTTATAGTCAAACACTGCAGTCTGACATTTTCTACTTTCTGCttcatctttttctctgtCATCTTTTGTTCTTGCGCTCTTCTTCCACTACTTCGTTCATATTTATGTGACTGCGTAACCactttttctatcttttttgtttgtttgtttgtccACTCTACACATCGTCGCGTAGATATACGCATAcgcaaaataatgaaagagtAGAGCAAGAGAAAATGTCGTAAGAAGCAGGAGAGTAGAGGAGCATAGTACGTGGACATGGCCGTAAAAAGAACTTACGTTAGATTGTTGCGTGGGAAACGCGCTTCCGAACGGATCCGACATCGTTGCGCTAAATGCTTCTTTGGCTTTATTCGATGCGAAAGGATCTTGGTCTCCAAATCCGTTTAAAGCGCCAGTCCCGATTGCATCTGCTTTTATTTCATTCGTCTCACCCGTATTCTTAGTTGTCGTTtcgtatctatttttttttacaacacatatatatatatatatatatatacaaatgtcATTACATATAACTCCGATAAGAAAATTCGTCTCAAATAAagtatatgcaatatatacgCACTCCAAATCTTCGATCTCGGGTATAAATTGTAGACTAGTATCAGGTACAAGATTGACGTCTCCCGCAGCGAGTGCAGAGTCATAAAGCGCAATGGCATCGCTCATCTGACGCTGTTGTTCCTGTAAATGAGTGATCTTTGCCTTTGCTTGACAAATCTCTAACTGAGTATCTTGCAACTTTTTCGTCAGCTCATTTAATTGGTCCCTGTTTTTATTCTGTTGCTGCTCTAATTGCTGCTCCTCTTGCCGCAGCCCTTCGAGCTCTTGCCTCTTGAAGTTTAGCTCTTCTTCCTGACCCCGCAGCACCGATTCTTGTTCCTCAGCTTGTTGACGGAGCTTATCGACCTCgaagaagataaaattgatttataaagATTTGTATTTGCTTATCCCTCCCCTTCTCTTCCCCgtaaatttcaagtaaaaataataacttgcACATTATTATCCGGTATATGATTGTATGTTGCTATTACGTTTGTACAATTGATATAGTCAAAACATAAAGAGATACacgatttgattttatttatttgataatatattatttaattttgctacAGTTACACGTTATATGTCACGGGAAAGAGTGTAATagaaaaagtgtataattCATGCCAGAAAAGCACCAATAATGCATTAGCGCTATCAGTACGTATGTTTTGTACAAAAGTAGAAGTTGAAAAGCATAATATAATAGAGATTGTAGGTTTTATTTACTTTCgcacaaaaatgttttcaaaggacatatatgtatttacctATCAGTGAAAGACGATGTCGAGCGATATTATACACACACCCCAGCGCACGAGCGCGCATAAGACATGTAATACGACATGTAATACACGCGCACAtgcacgtacgcacgcacgcacgcacgcatcgTAGAAACAtaacaaaatatgtaattacgtaaaagaagaaaaaagaaaagaaaaaatttaccCGAGATTTATTTCCTAATAACCGCGACAGATATTCGTACGTAACGAACGACATTATAATGCGCAAAGGTAACGATCCACTTTAAGCGAAACTGTCATCTTTTTATGTAGGTACCTTCTTCAGTTCCCTCTGAATCTTCTCTTCGACCTCACTCAAATCTCTATCTACTTCGGTCTTCTACAAAccaaacataataaaacaaaatcataaagaaaaatataatacaaacaaCTAGATGCATAATTAGTTaaatcaaactttttttctattttcctcGCTTTTCTTCCCTTCCCtttcttcaaaatttactgcctataattaattacgattgTGTCACAGAGATATACGTCAGTAAACGCCGTTAACTCTTGCTTATTATGTATGCAAAGTGAATAAGTAGATGATTAATTCACAATAATTacgtagtaaaaaaaataataacaatcaAGAAAACAGTAAGAAAATGGATTAGGATagacgtatataataaatgtaatttatgtcTTGTATTACTGTCGTATCTGTGGTCtctatgtattattattcgtACGTAATGAAACGTAAATATAACGAATGTATCGGTATACTCAAAGTGCAATGgcttacatttattattacttcactgcacttattaaatatcgttatgtaaaaaattggcTTCATCTTACAAGAGCAAGCGACAACTGTATATGCGTACCACTACCGCACCGTAGTTGTACCTATAAAAAGCAGTGCCGCGGACATTCAGTAAGCAAGCCGGTTACATTACCGAACTTCCGTTTACCTGCGCTTTCAAATCGTTCAATCTCTTCTGCGCCTCACCCTTCTGATTTCCAAGTTGCTTCAGGGTTGCCGCAAGCGTGTCCAATTCGCTTTGAAGACTCTTAATCTCCCCGTTCTTTATCTTAATGTCGGCTTCCTTTTGCGCTATATCCTGCTCCATGCTTTGTCTTTCACGCACGAGTTCCGCTATGTCTTTACTTATCATATCCAATTCCGGATTCGAATAGCCTGATATGTTATTGTTTTCCTGTACAGTATAGAAACATATTTGGAAATGTTAATATCTGATCAACATTTCCTACCATATAAAGAAATGACATGTATTTCAGTACATCTAAAATTCATTTAtactagaaaaaaaagatgacgTCTATAAATTATAAGGATTTCAACGTAACTCAACGTAAAAAACAAAgtgttaattatgtaattctaATGTAGAAAATCCAAGATTGTCTGTCTACAAGGCACACGCCATTTCGCCATTAAGAAGTCTTAAGgtatttaattgtttgatgaattcttgattttttatatgtatatatatgaaaaaaaatgacacGACATTAGatggatattttatttcatatattgcGAATACTTCACGCGACGACTCATGGCACAACGATAATGAAGATATCCGTTGTGCCAATTATCttaatctattatttaaacaacatATATTTAGCTTTGCTACTACCAAACTTGTTAATCAAGTACGAATTACGAAAAAAGattatcaataaattgtttaacgACAAACACGGTAGGTAGGCgctttgatataaaaaaaaaaagaaaaaaaacgcgtgATTAGATGTACAGATGTCGACATTTATatgatgtataaatatatataaatacataattgcaattataaaaatatttaaatgattgtAATCATAACAAGGTGACGAAATGTTTCTGAATATCGACGATTATGAATACCCGAGAGCTAACAAGACCCTGAGACATCTACACAAACAACAGTGGCTAGATTATTACGAGTGCCTGGAGGAAATATATGCGGACGTGAGGCACGACAAAATTACTTATCCGAGCGCGCTCATAGCGCTCGAGGGGACGTCCGTAACGTGCGATTGATCAACAAgataatcttaaaaatttgtcaTGCACAATTACGGTGAAATTTGAACGAATTGATTGATTTACA
This sequence is a window from Temnothorax longispinosus isolate EJ_2023e chromosome 11, Tlon_JGU_v1, whole genome shotgun sequence. Protein-coding genes within it:
- the Eps-15 gene encoding uncharacterized protein Eps-15 isoform X2 translates to MAALPSPTQVAGSHTAIYEAYYNQVDPNGYGRIEAMDAARFLKKSQLSDVILSKIWDMADPQSRGFLDKSGMFVALKLCALAQTGKDLNMSNLSLGVSPPKMGDITVVPQKTIANALPVITSVNNGDWSINPTERAKYDQLFDSLQPSNGYISGNKVKGVLMDSKLDMDTLGKIWDLADMDKDGMLDRHEFVVAMHLVYKALEKYAIPSVLPPELMPPGKRKDIIIPKAKSPTPMSIAIAAASPSPSPSPHVQSQPPPIPPLPNTTAVKSLSGLDVVKASAQQWVVSAEDQVAAEKLFLQADMDRDGFVSGTEIKDVFLQSGLKHPVLAHIWSLCDICQSGKLNKEQFAIALWLIKQKLNGIDPPASLTPEMIPPSIRKAGETIVENNNISGYSNPELDMISKDIAELVRERQSMEQDIAQKEADIKIKNGEIKSLQSELDTLAATLKQLGNQKGEAQKRLNDLKAQVDKLRQQAEEQESVLRGQEEELNFKRQELEGLRQEEQQLEQQQNKNRDQLNELTKKLQDTQLEICQAKAKITHLQEQQRQMSDAIALYDSALAAGDVNLVPDTSLQFIPEIEDLEYETTTKNTGETNEIKADAIGTGALNGFGDQDPFASNKAKEAFSATMSDPFGSAFPTQQSNNGFAADPFTTFDNTNVAAKQDPFDPFGNGKRAENKSPAATSNTKDPFGEDPFANLHAPPRPESPSPALPPKKAKQPPPRPAPPRPSQGPTTGPMRAAPAPPTPSPTPDPFANANSDPFGAQQTTIDNNNSFASSGFADFANFDSKPEPTANRTAPPRATSKTTHVAAMAQPKLSDFTEDPFRDYRYEDPFNITDPFADEAEDLNANKRSSSSSRGTEKTDPFGFETRSAFSSKNALAKVFDNDFSSTFPLAKAKAERNSTSDTSTSSASKFDVDFGKAFSADNKNVRDIEADFSQAFANVKAKTINLDEAFASKDAKAVARQHESDVAHAFKSNVIYNDEKLADSFGKMWNGNNITNLSEDEQLAWAEKQSIKAEEERLRRKEKEDAELALALELSKRGKSGNV
- the Eps-15 gene encoding uncharacterized protein Eps-15 isoform X4: MAALPSPTQVAGSHTAIYEAYYNQVDPNGYGRIEAMDAARFLKKSQLSDVILSKIWDMADPQSRGFLDKSGMFVALKLCALAQTGKDLNMSNLSLGVSPPKMGDITVVPQKTIANALPVITSVNNGDWSINPTERAKYDQLFDSLQPSNGYISGNKVKGVLMDSKLDMDTLGKIWDLADMDKDGMLDRHEFVVAMHLVYKALEKYAIPSVLPPELMPPGKRKDIIIPKAKSPTPMSIAIAAASPSPSPSPHVQSQPPPIPPLPNTTAVKSLSGLDVVKASAQQWVVSAEDQVAAEKLFLQADMDRDGFVSGTEIKDVFLQSGLKHPVLAHIWSLCDICQSGKLNKEQFAIALWLIKQKLNGIDPPASLTPEMIPPSIRKAGETIVENNNISGYSNPELDMISKDIAELVRERQSMEQDIAQKEADIKIKNGEIKSLQSELDTLAATLKQLGNQKGEAQKRLNDLKAQKTEVDRDLSEVEEKIQRELKKVDKLRQQAEEQESVLRGQEEELNFKRQELEGLRQEEQQLEQQQNKNRDQLNELTKKLQDTQLEICQAKAKITHLQEQQRQMSDAIALYDSALAAGDVNLVPDTSLQFIPEIEDLEYETTTKNTGETNEIKADAIGTGALNGFGDQDPFASNKAKEAFSATMSDPFGSAFPTQQSNNGFAADPFTTFDNTNVAAKQDPFDPFGNGKRAENKSPAATSNTKDPFGEDPFANLHAPPRPESPSPALPPKKAKQPPPRPAPPRPSQGPTTGPMRAAPAPPTPSPTPDPFANANSDPFGAQQTTIDNNNSFASSGFADFANFDSK
- the Mrps16 gene encoding small ribosomal subunit protein bS16m isoform X1, whose amino-acid sequence is MPRLPLHPSSGTGIISPLNKALRLVRYGCTNRPFYHIVVIDVKKAQRSPPIEQVGVYDPIPNVHNEKLVSFNFERIQYWLAKGAQITTPVADLLGLAGFLPVHPRTYMRAWRNRRKIVEESVTKESTCQE
- the Eps-15 gene encoding uncharacterized protein Eps-15 isoform X3; amino-acid sequence: MAALPSPTQVAGSHTAIYEAYYNQVDPNGYGRIEAMDAARFLKKSQLSDVILSKIWDMADPQSRGFLDKSGMFVALKLCALAQTGKDLNMSNLSLGVSPPKMGDITVVPQKTIANALPVITSVNNGDWSINPTERAKYDQLFDSLQPSNGYISGNKVKGVLMDSKLDMDTLGKIWDLADMDKDGMLDRHEFVVAMHLVYKALEKYAIPSVLPPELMPPGKRKDIIIPKAKSPTPMSIAIAAASPSPSPSPHVQSQPPPIPPLPNTTAVKSLSGLDVVKASAQQWVVSAEDQVAAEKLFLQADMDRDGFVSGTEIKDVFLQSGLKHPVLAHIWSLCDICQSGKLNKEQFAIALWLIKQKLNGIDPPASLTPEMIPPSIRKAGETIVENNNISGYSNPELDMISKDIAELVRERQSMEQDIAQKEADIKIKNGEIKSLQSELDTLAATLKQLGNQKGEAQKRLNDLKAQKTEVDRDLSEVEEKIQRELKKVDKLRQQAEEQESVLRGQEEELNFKRQELEGLRQEEQQLEQQQNKNRDQLNELTKKLQDTQLEICQAKAKITHLQEQQRQMSDAIALYDSALAAGDVNLVPDTSLQFIPEIEDLEYETTTKNTGETNEIKADAIGTGALNGFGDQDPFASNKAKEAFSATMSDPFGSAFPTQQSNNGFAADPFTTFDNTNVAAKQDPFDPFGNGKRAENKSPAATSNTKDPFGEDPFANLHAPPRPESPSPALPPKKAKQPPPRPAPPRPSQGPTTGPMRAAPAPPTPSPTPDPFANANSDPFGAQQTTIDNNNSFASSGFADFANFDSKMNTRGTCLTQCSHVYTVIQDTHIQGVPSYFHQANYSKTEPLPVGRQTCSRHNNKNFKLVHVAQYRYSDFLENICPQLLENIPLSINL
- the Eps-15 gene encoding uncharacterized protein Eps-15 isoform X1, with the translated sequence MAALPSPTQVAGSHTAIYEAYYNQVDPNGYGRIEAMDAARFLKKSQLSDVILSKIWDMADPQSRGFLDKSGMFVALKLCALAQTGKDLNMSNLSLGVSPPKMGDITVVPQKTIANALPVITSVNNGDWSINPTERAKYDQLFDSLQPSNGYISGNKVKGVLMDSKLDMDTLGKIWDLADMDKDGMLDRHEFVVAMHLVYKALEKYAIPSVLPPELMPPGKRKDIIIPKAKSPTPMSIAIAAASPSPSPSPHVQSQPPPIPPLPNTTAVKSLSGLDVVKASAQQWVVSAEDQVAAEKLFLQADMDRDGFVSGTEIKDVFLQSGLKHPVLAHIWSLCDICQSGKLNKEQFAIALWLIKQKLNGIDPPASLTPEMIPPSIRKAGETIVENNNISGYSNPELDMISKDIAELVRERQSMEQDIAQKEADIKIKNGEIKSLQSELDTLAATLKQLGNQKGEAQKRLNDLKAQKTEVDRDLSEVEEKIQRELKKVDKLRQQAEEQESVLRGQEEELNFKRQELEGLRQEEQQLEQQQNKNRDQLNELTKKLQDTQLEICQAKAKITHLQEQQRQMSDAIALYDSALAAGDVNLVPDTSLQFIPEIEDLEYETTTKNTGETNEIKADAIGTGALNGFGDQDPFASNKAKEAFSATMSDPFGSAFPTQQSNNGFAADPFTTFDNTNVAAKQDPFDPFGNGKRAENKSPAATSNTKDPFGEDPFANLHAPPRPESPSPALPPKKAKQPPPRPAPPRPSQGPTTGPMRAAPAPPTPSPTPDPFANANSDPFGAQQTTIDNNNSFASSGFADFANFDSKPEPTANRTAPPRATSKTTHVAAMAQPKLSDFTEDPFRDYRYEDPFNITDPFADEAEDLNANKRSSSSSRGTEKTDPFGFETRSAFSSKNALAKVFDNDFSSTFPLAKAKAERNSTSDTSTSSASKFDVDFGKAFSADNKNVRDIEADFSQAFANVKAKTINLDEAFASKDAKAVARQHESDVAHAFKSNVIYNDEKLADSFGKMWNGNNITNLSEDEQLAWAEKQSIKAEEERLRRKEKEDAELALALELSKRGKSGNV
- the Mrps16 gene encoding small ribosomal subunit protein bS16m isoform X2; this translates as MPRLPLHPSSGTGIISPLNKALRLVRYGCTNRPFYHIVVIDVKKAQRSPPIEQVGVYDPIPNVHNEKLVSFNFERIQYWLAKGAQITTPVADLLGLAGFLPVHPRTYMRAWRNRRKIVEESVTKERVAD